TGTTGTCGAGTTctgttttcggatgattcaggatcaatttggaagaaagattcttgttttagaagattaagcgataagagttgaccgaaatttgacttttgtgtagacgtgtaatgacccggctagtcgttttgagagtattagtcgCGAactcctatttattgctcccactattttatttttgggtttttgtgacttgccgggaggatttatttttggattcggagtgaaatgggacacatagtccctaaaatggaagtttaagtcgaaggaattgaccgtagtttgaactgtgtgaagacggctccggaatggagtttcagcggttccaatagctctgtaggataattttggtcttaggagtgtgcCCGGGTGTTGATTCGGACGTCTGTAgatcattttagcgtcaattggcgaaagttggaaaatttgatgatttttggaaagtttgaccgggagtggtgatgacgtccaaatacactactaaaaagtaaatggacatggtcgtatgcaatataatttacccaactatgagtcggggtcgaatcccacagagaacaatatgtaggcgattaggcgtgtaagagaattatcacttattatgctaagccaaacacttagaaatggttgagaaaatatttataactaattgcgaaaatATAATCTAGCCTAGAAAACAAGTacaatgatcaatggctacaagcatggatgcatcgggatttacactcaagtaacgatccaatgtatttcatgattttacaaatatgagcgagtttatgttaattagccattggtaataattctatattagcttcttccaaagactaacaagacttcctaattgaattatccctaaaacaattaagagattaagcacacccggatatggctacaagtagttcaatcctatccctaggtagaatctataaagtgggggttaaagcctcaagttcttgttaattaatcttttccaactcCAAATTAttcctcatacggtgccatctgaatgctggaccgATAACTGTTaatgtaagcaaactccgcaacccaaaattaattcgaagttaatgggcgagtcctagggttagctaatccatTTGAAAACATTAaggaacaagaataattaaagaaacaataattcacttcataataaataaaaatcgttcaatacataagcacaacaagatatttaatccacactttaaatatgaatatttccataaacaagatttaagtgttggaaaaaatactacacacttaaatattcaatacaaagcaagaaaataaagaaatgggcataaatgagtaagaaattctcaaccaaaagtttcaaatcttcaagacccaagtgtgtgtgcaagaaccctaactccaaaccttgtcttctctagtctaagaactgaaaaataagccaaagatctgtttccaataagctaggtcgtgttTCCAATAAGCTTGGTCAGGAAGCCCGAGAATGTCATTAATCTGCTCAGTCCCAAACCTCACTGTTTTGCCCTTTATGGTGAGTTGTGGGTCGGTGAAGTTTGTACTCTTAAGATTAGCATAAAATTCACGAACCCACTCCTCATTGGCTTTGCACGGAGTAGGCATGAAGCACGACCAGTCGGAGGCTTATAGACGGCCATAGAATTCTGGAAGTAGCTCGGCCAATTTCTTCTCGGCGATCCCCTTTTCAAGCACGATCTTTTTTGTGAGAAGGCTGTCATAATATCGTCGATGACAGTCAACTGATATGAAGCGTGAGTTATCATTCTTTTCCTCCACAGCCTCCTCCTCAATTTCATGATCAAGCGGAGCATTTTCATTCATGTTCGAGTCCATTTTAGCTCAAAGTACcttaaaaaaatcaaaacaatGTTAGTCGGGCAGTAGAATCATGTTAAGCAATTCAAAACAATGCAATTAGGCCAAAGAATCAAGTCGAACGGGCCCCGGAAGCTCCAGTTGCAAAGCTACTGGGATTGCAAAATCTTCccagtttccgcacctgcggaaaaacatCGCAGTTGCGATCCTGCTTCTGCGGGTTTCCTTTCGCTTCTGCAGTTTTGCCCAACTGACCAGAAATCGATCCTGCGGAACTTTCAACGCAGGTGCGAGGCCATATCTGTGGCATGTTTTTTTGCTTCTGCGATGTTCATCAGAGGGTTCAAAAGCCCAAAAGTTTTCGACTCTTTTCACTTCTAAGTATGATTTTAGCACATAATTTATACTCAAGAATTCTAAATTAGTGCACTATATGGTCCTATGACTGTATTAAACCTGATTTTGTGGTATTTAGCAAACAATTTTCTTTTGGAAAATTCATTGAACACATTGAAAGCAGTGAGAAATTATGCTTCTTTACACAAattgggtactcagacttcccctgAAGTTATTTGTAATCATCTACAACACACACAAGCACACTCTCAACCAATTTCCCTTACTCCTAAAACTAATAGTAATTAtaaaaaaacaaatttaaataaaaaCGGGACTGTAGAAAAGatgggatgaagaagaagaagaagaagaagaaaggagaagTAGAAGAGATGAGTAGATGAGGGGACTAAGAACCATACTTGCGTGTCTTGTGTGTGAGAATTCGAGTGTGAGCAGATGGTGTGAGAGATGAGAGGAGTTTGAATTTGGGGAAAAAAGTTAGAGTATACCTGATGAAATGAGGGCTTAAATCTGCccgatttttgcacctgcggctaaGGAAGCACTCCTTCGAAGCCACTTCTGCACTTAAGCTACCGCACATGCGCATGTTGCACATCTGCGCCTAGATTTCAGCTTCTGCGTGAGCGCACCTGCGTGAttgtgtccgcaggtgcggttgcactaGACTTCAGCTGGACAGTTCTGGGCAGCCACTGTTTTGGCTTGTTCCAACACCTCAAACCCCTTAATTCAACTCTAAAAATTCTGAAACTTtgcagattagtcaaaaataacataataaactattctaaaaaagaaaatttcaaaaatgactaaaaattttaaaaatgatgggttgcctcccaccaagcaccgcatttaatgtcgtggcacgacacggatcaactttaccacttttctcgccacttggacgatatgaattgggcacctaacttggaatcaagtttgtgaccacgagcggtggggggtggtaagtagatgatcaagtcaaactttaatttcttcattttgcatttcttggctttcatgtgaggaatatCATTTTGCCTTCTTGTTCCCTCAAATTGTAAGATGTATGACCTTTGCCTTTCCTCCTCGTAATCCCTCATTGACTcgtgtagttcaattcccatatcaccacacCATTCCAATGTTAAAAAATGCATGGAATGTGACATCAAACCTCCAAATTGTAATTCTTCCCGGATTTTGACGTCCTCTTTTTCCCCCGGACTAGAGTTAAtctcaaccatattttcaattacaccggttgactctaattctatatttttcttgGTATCACTAACAAGCATGGAGTCGGTTAGCGGGTGTTCAATttttgattcctcaaaataaaactcactttcttcctcgatgTCGGTCTCTTCTTgatctctttccacactctcaagttggtgggcatagtgagcctcaaccaatattttcattcgatcttccaaagtgcggatattctcatcattttgagtCAAGACTTGTTacaagtcctcgagtgccaagttgtgcttctcctcattttcaagaatggacTCCAGCATGAACATCattttctcattttgagcatttgatagttcttcttgattttgatcaagtgccaaagaaggattttcggCTCCAACCTCTAAGGAAGCATTCGAGAGTGCTTCAAGCACTTCTCCCATTTGTAAGTGCGacctttcaagcgccaaatcattttggaggctattttccaaaagctcctccaaggcattttgctctttgtgtcctccttcaagtaggcattctaacatgagcttgaactctccatttttaccatgctcaatttcttccacttccatatccctaaaattttcatcacaaaaagtagaatcatcatagcgggggattggggaagggaaggacaaataagcacaatgaTCCCAATGACCATTTGacgaccacacttatcacaaacACTTCATTCATGGGTTTGGCATTGTGCGCACAATCCGTCCCTaggagaatttaaataatttgtCCACGAGTGTgatcctccacaataaggacaagggtcatcaaagtatgaacaactatcATCCGAtcaattttcattatatgatgccatttattttttcaaaactaagaaaataaacaagaaaacaaataagaagataaacaaagataaaaaacataattacacaaatattcacaagtctggaccaaagcacttacgcttacttctcaaacaacctaaatacgccaaattgtTCTCCGGCAACagcgccaattttgatgacgtccaaatccactactaaaaagtaaatggacatggTCGTATGCAATAAATGGACATGGTCGTATGCAATATACTCATttaaggacgaacgtttgttttatgATGGGGAGGATATAACTAtccgactagtcgttttgagagtattagtcccgaatccctatttattgcttccactatttcatttttgggtttttgtgacttgtcgggaggatttatttttggattcggagtgaaatgagacacatagtccctaaaatagaagtttaatTTGTAGGAATTGCATAGgttgaactgtgtgaagacagctccgaaatggagtttcggcaattccaatagctccatagggTGACTTTGGTGTTAAGAGCGTGCCCGGATGGTGACTTGGAGGTtttaggtcattttagcgtcaattggcgaaagttggaaaattggatgatttttgggtagtttgactgggagtggaccttttgatatcggggtcggtttctgattccggaagttggagtaggtctgtaatgtcaattatgacttgtgtgaaaaatttgaggtcaatcagacttgatttgataggtatcgacatcgaatgtagaagtttgaagttttaaagttcattaggcttgaatcgatgtgcaattcacatttttagcgttgtttgatgtgatttaaaggctcgactaagttagtatgatattttaggacttattgatgTAATTgtttgaggtcctgggggcctccgGTGAGTTTCGTatagttaacggatcgaaatcggaCTTAGAGCAAAGCTGGGAttttctgccttctggtgcaatcgcacatgcaAAACTATTCTCGCAAGTGCGCTGCCACAGGTGCGGCTGGCAAAgtgcagaagcggatttggggcTTGTCTTGGGGCTGTGTCACAGGTGCGTGAAGCTTtccgcatctgtgagcccgcgGGTGCAAGGCAACAGAAGTAGACCTCTTGGCCACAGAAGCGaaagaagccgcagaagcggggaggacctcgcatctgcgagaccgcatATGTGGTTAagtttccacagaagcggaagtgctggcAGAACACTTAAACACAAGGGTTTGCGATTTTGCtttattttaaacattttgagctcggggtCTTGGCaatgtttgagagcattttcaaGGGATTTCTTGGGGTAAGcctcttgtactcattttttatcaataatcttgtttccccattgaatttcccacctagtttgtgtgtatttaaggtgaaatttgggagtttgaggctagggatttgaagagcttaatttggggatttgagtggcaacTTGGTattagattttggtaaaattggtatgtttggactcgtggtcgaatgtgtgttcgtattttgtgacttttacccaattccgagatatgggcccgggtcgactttttggggcgatttttcaattctttgctaaagtagtagttccattatttaaattagtttcttgtagttgtatttatagtgtgtaattgcttttggctagatttgggccgttcaGAGTCAAAAAATCGAGAGAAAGgtatccttatcgattgattgagcgagatttgggtaagtggcttgtctaaccttgtggggggggggggggggaacctcccttaggatttggtactgtgataacaatttgtgttatgtgagcgccgtgtacgcgaggtgatgagtgtgtacacaggctaaatgtggaaattctGGTTCTTTCtaagtagtcttcttttaaattccttaactgagttgccttagcatgtgtagctgttgtgtttagcctagtatcgcatttCTACGTATCTTAacttttacttgaaatttgtgcaacatgcttagttaaatTATTTGCCTTTgtgatcttgtattcagtctttaactgtatgattccttgctgtaaatttGTTGTCCCATAGGTTATGAGTTGGATATTTACTTTTTGGACTATGAGGCAGTACTTCGGGAGATCTCcatattgcatatttatttttgggactacgaggtggtacctcggaagatcccctattgcatatttacttttgggactacgaggcggtacctcgggagatccccctgttgcatatttacttttgggactacgagacggtacctcgggagaccCCCCTGTtatgtatttacatttgggactacgaggtgatgCCTCGAGAGCGCCCTGttatttacctctatttgttatGCTGTTACCTTTTTGTAATTTCTCGTTGTTCATTTCTTagtcatttcattgtattattatattatctgcctcatttccttttattccagtagggccctgacctcgcctcatcactattctaccgaggttaggtttggcacttactgggtactgttgtggtatactcatgctacacttctgcacatcttttgtgcagatccaggttcttcctaccatgCCAGATACCACTGAGCTGGACCGTACGTGAAAACTTCAAGATATATCTGCCAACGcccagagtccccctctatccttattatgttattttccttattctctttagactctgatgtatagagatacttagtattttctcttagaagcttgtgacttatttctaccgagtttctgggagttgtaattatttgaatcatagtttctatttatatatcatgtgttgagatttgagtccagttttatattcagttattccgcaaattgttaggcttacctagtcttaaagactaggtgacatcacgacatcctacggatggaaattggggttgtgacaagacgactctgaaatggtattttgatgatttcagttgcttcgtatggtgattttcgacttaggcgtgcgtccggatttggaggtctgtatgaTAAGTTgaagcattttggcaaaaattgaaaagtcaaagttttggaaggttgagaggtttgaccgggagttgactcgGTTGATATTGGGCTCAGATTGCAATTCTAAGAGTTGGAttagctatgttatgtcatttgggacgtgcataaaaaatttgaggttattccggattgatttgatatgtttcgggacgagtttggaagttggaagatttggaaattcataagttcgattcgatgtgtgattcatagttttgacgttgtttgaggtgatttaaggcctcgaacaggtccgtattatgttttagTACTtcttggtatattcgtacggggtctcgaggggcttgggtgagttttagATAGGTTTAGGTTGTGTTGCGCTTGTTTTTATAATTCGACATCGTTTCTTCAAGTATTtatggtaccacattaagaaaatgagctccaaattcagttttttattaaagcattagatccgtattgttATTACGGATCCATAGCAAAAATAATCATCgtattcggacatcgtatgagagagttatgcctatttccgtgtcgggaaagactgctggtttctggtgtagtATCCCATGgcttgcaaatgcgaacatttgATGGCATTTGCCACTTCTGCCATGttccagttcgcatttgcgaatatttTATCGCAATTGCAACTTTTTCCAGCCTtgttcttgttcgcaattgcgaaggcttCTTCGCTTTTGCAATTGcgagggtttgcaattgcgaaccctcgaTCGCAAATGCAATATCTCCAACTTGTTTTAGCTGTGTAATTCGGGTTTTTGcgttatttttgatattttttaacCCTAGGTCAGAGAGTGGGCAATTTTGAGGGAGAAATTTCATCTACAATCGTTGGGTAAGTGTCCTTGTTCAATTTCTATATATATTTCAGGATTATATTtgagttttaacatcaaaatagtgagaatcaaagtgaaaaattgCGAATTTTGTCTAAATTTCGAAAATATGAAATTTcttgatttgagagtcgaattggactccgACTTGAAACCAAATCACGTATTTGAACTCGTAGGGATatgggtagtcgaaatctacCCCTCGTCTCGGATTTTGACCGGACaagtccggggttgacttttgttgaccctttagaaattatataaagatcatagctttgttaattgaaactgttttctcttgcattgtttgatgtatttaagtcgtcttatACTAGATTGAGCCAAGCAGAGGtgaatttgtaaagaaaaagctaatttgagtattgatctagcttttttgaggtaagtatcttgcctaactttgtgtgggggaactaccccttaggatttgagtcatttgtgctaattgtgtcatgtgaaggccgtatatgtgaggtgacgagtacgtactcaagcttaattgtggaaatttgaccgtttagggctcttaggttcttatgttcattagatataaagttgttttgtcatattaaatcctccatttactaaatCCATTGGAATTAAGTGATTCATGTTCTAACCCTTATTGGCAATTAAATTCTTGTGTGCCTTAACttaagttgttgcctcttttattgtcatattatctcttccgtaattgcttaaccctGATTGAAGTTAtcattatctcttccgtaattgcttaaacttaattgaagttattagtatctcttctgtaattgcttaaccttaattgaaattactattatctcttccgtaattccttagccttaattgaagtttgttatccctttcattgttgacgtattcttatttggggtcattgattcatgctatttctcttatcgtcgaattgtacttttgtggaatcattgttacacattatctctcccttgttgagaccattattccctgatgtgtctttctttgtgagcttgttcttccgtttctttgtgttctgaagttcttgtgttgatttacttgctgTATTCTCGTGTTAtggttgttgttgctattgtaccATGTGTTTTTGAGTCGAGGGCTATGCGTGATTGTGGTATTcaaactgttttgaggaaatattgtggcaaatgggcacatgttgtgaaagtcattttattgtattgttatgttttggcacataTGGTAGTATTGTGAGGATTGTcagggtgttcgcacgtgagtggtccgtattttttttttatatataaatttttccaGTGATCTGggtgtagttgtattcatgataaaGAGAACAAGAGGGAGACTTGACCTTACCTCAAAATTACAACACACGGACAAGCAATTGTCCTTCAAGAAAAGGATGGCCTTAAAGCATACATTAATTATTCAGCCATCCCATCAACTAAAAAGGGCTAACTAACAAAGAAATTAGCCTTGTCGTATTTTTGCCTAATAGTAGGCATCTGAAATTTGTCCAACCTAAAGGGGCCCTTCACACCTCTATGAAGGTCTTCGAAGGTGTAATAGAATGAGCCTTGTTGACTATTTTTGGCACTTTTTGCTAGATAATCCGCAACACTATTAGCCTCCCTAAAACAATGACTTACTTTGACATTAGCTTGATTCAATATTTGAGAGATGTCCATGATAATATGAAGCAACTTGTAATTGTTGGCTTGTTTGTCAATAATCATCTGAATGACTTCCAAGGAATCAAGTTCTAATGTGAAATCGTTATAGCCATTCTGCATGCACCATTCTACACCCATTTTAGTTGCTTGTGCTTCTGCTATGATATTGTTACTATATTTGGCTGGCTAAGAAAAGGCCATTATCATGTTACCCTTACAATCTCTTAGTATACCTCCCAACCTTGCATTATTTGTTGATGAGGTATAACTTCCATCAGTGTTCAATTTGAGTGTACCAGGCTTTGGCATCTCCCAACACACTATTGTGCTTCTGAGAAAAGGTTGTAGCTTGAACATTTTGTTGCAAAAATTGACCCATGGTAATGTCATATTAACTTTAGGGAAGGCTTTCTTAATAGCTGCATGGATCATCCAACTTATTTGTTGATTCAATTTAAACACGTTAAACTTTTTTTGATCCCCATAATTACAAGCATACCACTGTTTCCATAACTCCCAACATACTATGATTAGGACAATCTGTAAAACCACCCTATGAACTGCATTGGCTGATTTTTCTTTCCACCAGGAGTTTATATTTGATCTGATGGTTCTATATTGAAAAGATATGCCCATGGGACCTCCAAAATTGCTCCACACCTTCTTAGCTGCCTCTCATTCCACAAAGACATGCTCCATGGATTCATTTACTGGATTGATACTACAACTGCAAGTGGATATGTTTTGCCTTCCAAATTTGTTGAGAACTTCATCAAATGGAAGTTTGTTTTGCCATTGTCTCCAGGTAAAAAATGATACTTTGAAGGGTATGTTATGGTGCCATATATTGCTCAAGTACTGGTTCTTTTCCTTGATACTTCTTATCATATTCCATGTGGATTTGTTGGTATACTTACCTATGTTTGTAAGGTCCCATATAACTTGGTCTTTACGGTTTTGTTTCCCTATATGAATAGGAAGGATCTGTTGAACCAAATGGTTAGGGAGTACTTCCCTTAACTTGCATGTATTCCAGTTCCCTTCAGTTATGAAAGAGCTCACCATTATTTTGGCTCTTTTGGCACTTTTTGCAGCTTCGTTGACTTTATAGAACAATGGACCCTCACATGTCCAGTTATCCCACAAAAAGCTAATATTGCCTAAGTTAACTTGCCAAATCATATGGGGTTCTGCCTTCTTTCTTGCTGAGTCATTCTTTTCCATAAGTGTGAGTCTCCGGATGCCCATTGCTTAGCAACTGGGTGAGCTCTAATACAATATTTGTGCTTCAGAAAGTTAGCTAGAAGAGAAGGTTTTAATCTAAACATCCACCATCTCTTAATAGCTAATGTTTCCTTATACCAATACCTCCTTCTTCTAATGGATAGCACAAATTTATCCATGAACTCCAATGGTATTTTTTTAGTGTCTCCACTGGATCCCCAAAAAAAGTTGGCAAAGTGTTTCTCCAGAAGTTTAAAAATTTCTTTTGGCGGTACTAATGCATTGAGGTTGTATGTTGGTAATGATTGAAGAACATATTTGATGAGGACTATCCTTCCTCCATGTGAAAGCATTTTTCATTGCCACCCATTAAGTCTTTTCACCACTTTGCTGACCATGGGGTCAAAAAattctcttcttttccttcctacATAAACTGGACATCCTAAATAGATAAATGGAAATTCCTTTTTCATGAATCCAGTGCATGCTCTAAGTCTGTTAATTCTTGTAGCAGAGGTCTTTGGGTAGTGAGAAAGTAACTCTTTTTATTGTTAACTTTCTGTCCATAACTATGTTCATATCTTCTAATCTACTTCATGATCAATTTGATAGATTTGCGATTTTCActgctaaaaataataatatcatcTGCATAAGCCAAATGATTAATTAGTGGGCCATTATAAGGCACagtaaaaggaataaaaatttAATTCGAATTAAACATATTTAGAGATCTAGTTAAGACTTCTGCAGCAATAATAAAGAGTGAGGGTGACAAAGGATCTCCCTGTTTAAGACCCTGTGAAGAAGTAAAGAAATCAGCTCTTGATCCATTGATAATGATTGAGTACCACACTCCTAAAATAAGATTAACCACCATATTAGTCCATAAGTCAGAAAATCCAAATTTCTTTAAAACATCCATGATAAAGTCCCATGACATTCTATCATAAGTTGTTTCCATATCTAATTTTATAACAATattccctccctcccccccctcccctgTTGGTTTTTGAAATAGAATGAATTATCTCTTGAGCCAATTGAATATTTTCAGTTATCAATCTATCTTTAACAAATCCACTTTGATTTTCAGAAATAATGTTAGTCAGGAGAGGGTTTAGTCTAATGGATAagattttagaaattattttgttTGTGAAGTTTGAAAGGCTAATGGGTCTAAAATCAGAAAAGCTGGATGGTGTATCAATTTTAGGAATAAGAACCAAATAAGTATGGGAATAAAACTTAGTTAGTCTTTTTTTCTCAAAATAATCCATAACAAGTGCCGTAATATCCCCCTTAATTATATCCCAACAATAGTGAAAAAAGGTCCCATTGTAACCATTCGGGCCAGTACTGCTGTCTGCACTAAGGCTAAAAATAGCAACTTTGATTTCTTCCTCAGTAGGCATGCCTGTTAATTTGTCATTCTCTTCTTCTTGAATACAATGAGGAATACAGTCCAAGATGGAGTTATTGAAAGCAGGTTTTGGCAGATTAAAGATAACTTCAAAATATTTCACAGCTTCCCTAGCTATCTTCTCTTCTCCTTGAatccatttttcctttctatttttaattttgtgGAGTTGCAATCTCCTTCTCTTTTCTCTGAGGATGCTATGGAAGTAATTGGTGTTGGCATCTCCCTCCTCAAACCATTTACTCTGTGATTTCTGCTTGAGTAGAGATTCTTGCAAACTTAACCAGCTTACATACTCTGCATGAACTTTATTTGCCTCAGTTCTCCCCTGCTCAGTATTGTTGGTTATATCCAACTCTTCTAGTTCTCGTACCTTATCTTCCCATTTAGAAATCTACTCGTATATATCCCCAATCTCCTCCCTGACCACTTACTCAGCCTCTTAGCAAGAAGTTTCAGTTTAGACTACATCCTCCACATAGAGTTTCCCTTAATATGAATGCTCCAGGTCTCCTTCACTATGTCAAAGAAACCTGGTTGATTAGTCCAGAAGTTCATAAGTAGAGGTCTGTGGTCTGATCCAGTCCTCACTAAATGTCTAATTATGTTGCTTTGAAATGTCATAGCCCACATGTCATTAATAAACACCATGTCTAGTCTCTTCCACACTCTCTTCCTTGGTCTTCTATTATTGCACCAAGTGAATTTTGATCCACTGAAGCCAAGATCTGTCACTCCACAATTGTCCATACAGTTAATAAATTTCAGGCTTTTATATATTCTGTGGGTCTTGCCACCCAACTTTTCTTCAGAATCCGTAATTACATTAAAATCTCCCTCGATACACCAAGGACCATCAATAGAGTGACACATTCCTTTCAAACTAT
The DNA window shown above is from Nicotiana tomentosiformis chromosome 8, ASM39032v3, whole genome shotgun sequence and carries:
- the LOC138897210 gene encoding uncharacterized protein, yielding MIKAIFWNIRGVRYKKAIYRLKNLISINNTQFVAIFEPFVIKDKIEGYRKFLGYQSCIANDNGKIWCLWNHNYQSDVLVIENQQITIKLNNNSNNYGIFVTSVYAKCTILERSDLWYSLKGMCHSIDGPWCIEGDFNVITDSEEKLGGKTHRIYKSLKFINCMDNCGVTDLGFSGSKFTWCNNRRPRKRVWKRLDMGRTEANKVHAEYVSWLSLQESLLKQKSQSKWFEEGDANTNYFHSILREKRRRLQLHKIKNRKEKWIQGEEKIAREAVKYFEVIFNLPKPAFNNSILDCIPHCIQEEENDKLTGMPTEEEIKVAIFSLSADSRVWYSIIINGSRADFFTSSQGLKQGDPLSPSLFIIAAEVLTRSLNMFNSN